The Paenibacillus sophorae genome has a segment encoding these proteins:
- a CDS encoding sulfite exporter TauE/SafE family protein, whose protein sequence is MNEKGKKSLLALLTGTPIGCLGGLIGLGGAEFRLPVLVGLFKYSTRQAVAFNLAVSLVTLISSLAFRLPQAPLKELTAILPVIASFIAGGMIGAYTGANYSKRLSERTLEKVILILLVSIGVLLVAEGFSPVVSSGIPMPLTVAILVGIAFGIGIGIVSSLLGVAGGELIIPTLLLVYGVDIKIAGTASVLISLPTVVIGMIKHASNGAYAEKKEWRELVFPMGLGSILGSFIGGLLIAYISSSLLKLVLGFILILSAIKMFTKALKSARVSSVVVTSPADGKQ, encoded by the coding sequence ATGAATGAAAAAGGAAAAAAATCACTGCTTGCATTGCTAACAGGAACGCCAATCGGCTGCCTGGGCGGGTTAATCGGACTCGGCGGGGCGGAATTCCGTCTCCCTGTGTTGGTAGGTTTGTTCAAATATTCTACACGGCAGGCAGTTGCGTTCAATTTGGCCGTCAGCCTGGTTACCCTGATCTCCTCGCTGGCTTTTCGTCTTCCTCAGGCTCCGCTTAAAGAGCTGACGGCCATCCTGCCGGTCATTGCCTCTTTTATCGCCGGGGGGATGATTGGCGCATACACGGGGGCGAACTACTCCAAGCGCTTGTCCGAGCGCACGCTCGAGAAAGTTATTCTCATTCTGCTCGTCTCCATTGGCGTATTGCTTGTTGCGGAAGGCTTCTCTCCAGTTGTCTCCAGCGGAATTCCGATGCCGCTGACGGTTGCCATTCTCGTTGGGATTGCTTTTGGGATAGGAATCGGTATTGTGAGCAGTTTGCTCGGGGTTGCCGGAGGGGAATTGATTATTCCGACTCTGCTGCTCGTTTACGGGGTGGACATTAAGATAGCGGGCACCGCCAGCGTCCTAATTAGTCTGCCGACGGTGGTGATCGGGATGATCAAGCATGCTTCCAATGGGGCGTATGCGGAGAAAAAAGAGTGGAGGGAACTGGTCTTTCCGATGGGGCTCGGTTCGATTCTGGGTTCGTTCATAGGCGGCCTTTTAATCGCTTATATTTCTTCCAGCTTGTTGAAATTGGTGCTGGGCTTCATTCTTATCCTGTCTGCCATCAAGATGTTTACAAAAGCACTCAAATCCGCACGGGTAAGCAGTGTAGTCGTTACGTCTCCCGCCGATGGGAAGCAATGA
- a CDS encoding guanylate kinase encodes MGRIIVLYGPSASGKTEIQRQLTAPGFPRIITATTRPARANEIDGVHYLFLDKESFREKMTCGELIEWTEYNGEWYGTLRSSIEEAIAGPVDASIILDLAGVLALKERYTEHILAVYIGANLASLTRRLVERDGDAAERANRLRKARKQELTEAYMQPADAVLWNNDGTDFAETLKRVREIIASHRRET; translated from the coding sequence TTGGGACGCATTATTGTGCTGTACGGTCCGTCCGCTTCCGGCAAAACCGAAATTCAGCGGCAGCTGACGGCCCCAGGATTTCCCAGAATCATCACAGCAACGACCCGCCCTGCGCGGGCGAATGAAATTGATGGCGTGCATTACCTGTTCCTGGACAAAGAGAGCTTCCGCGAGAAAATGACGTGCGGGGAGCTGATCGAGTGGACCGAATATAACGGAGAATGGTATGGAACGCTGCGTTCCAGCATCGAGGAAGCTATAGCCGGTCCGGTGGATGCCAGTATCATCCTGGATCTTGCCGGCGTGCTTGCGCTTAAAGAGCGCTACACAGAGCATATCCTCGCAGTCTACATCGGAGCGAACCTCGCCTCTCTCACCAGAAGGCTTGTTGAAAGAGACGGAGATGCGGCTGAAAGGGCAAACAGGCTGCGCAAGGCCCGTAAGCAGGAGCTTACCGAAGCCTATATGCAGCCTGCAGACGCCGTCCTGTGGAATAACGACGGAACCGATTTCGCGGAGACGCTGAAGCGCGTGCGGGAAATCATTGCTTCCCATCGGCGGGAGACGTAA
- a CDS encoding GNAT family N-acetyltransferase gives MNWHLKAFDELSNLELYNILKARTNIFVVEQNCPYSEVDGKDPACHHLFLEDQGEIIAYLRILPPGVAYPEASVGRFIVDPKLRGTGLGRELFGRGLDFVRDSLRETRIKIHAQAYLRDFYASFGFEPVSDVYLEDGIPHIEMLLSAGE, from the coding sequence ATGAACTGGCATCTGAAGGCATTTGACGAGCTGTCCAATCTGGAGCTGTATAATATTTTGAAAGCAAGAACCAACATTTTCGTCGTTGAACAGAACTGCCCTTATTCCGAAGTAGACGGCAAGGACCCGGCCTGCCATCATCTGTTCCTGGAGGACCAAGGCGAGATTATCGCCTACCTTCGCATTCTGCCCCCGGGCGTGGCTTACCCCGAAGCGTCCGTCGGCCGGTTCATCGTCGATCCGAAGCTCCGGGGAACGGGCCTCGGCAGAGAACTGTTCGGCAGGGGGCTGGATTTTGTCAGAGACAGCTTGCGGGAAACACGCATTAAGATCCATGCGCAGGCCTATCTCAGAGACTTCTACGCCTCCTTCGGCTTCGAGCCGGTGTCGGACGTCTATCTGGAAGATGGAATTCCGCATATCGAAATGCTTCTGTCGGCGGGAGAGTAG
- a CDS encoding helix-turn-helix transcriptional regulator has protein sequence MSDNTLSYSPEEVSKILKISKGTVYDLIKRGELPSYRIGKKLRVAPSDLEAYTRPSYAAPKHQPEAPAVSMEKLILDNHGLIICGQDIVLDVLSRHIEKRNPSIRSLRSYVGSLDGLLSLYRGTANLAAAHLWDGETDEFNIPYVRRLLPGHRCVIVNLVFRNQGFYVAPGNPKNMRSWESLLEPGILFANREKGSGTRIMLDEWLRSMNADAHSIQGYGHEEMSHIAVASAVARGIADVGIGTEKAAQQVSGVDFIPLKKERYDLVFYKEDMDKPHFQALLATLRSPEFKHEVSGLGGYDTSRCGEIVGEV, from the coding sequence ATGTCCGATAACACCCTATCCTATTCACCCGAAGAGGTTTCCAAAATTCTCAAAATTTCCAAAGGCACCGTGTATGATCTTATCAAACGAGGGGAGCTTCCCTCCTATCGGATCGGAAAAAAACTGCGGGTCGCTCCATCCGATCTGGAAGCATACACCCGCCCTTCCTATGCTGCTCCAAAGCATCAGCCCGAAGCGCCGGCGGTTTCCATGGAGAAGCTGATTCTGGATAATCATGGACTCATCATATGCGGCCAGGATATTGTTCTTGACGTGCTTTCCCGGCATATTGAAAAAAGAAACCCCTCCATCCGCTCCCTGCGTTCCTATGTCGGCAGTCTTGACGGGCTTCTCTCTCTTTACCGGGGGACTGCGAATCTCGCCGCCGCTCATTTATGGGATGGTGAAACCGATGAATTTAACATTCCTTACGTCCGCAGACTGCTGCCCGGGCACCGGTGCGTAATCGTTAATCTGGTGTTCCGCAATCAGGGATTCTATGTCGCTCCCGGCAACCCGAAGAATATGCGCTCCTGGGAGAGTCTATTGGAACCGGGAATCCTCTTTGCCAATCGGGAAAAAGGTTCGGGAACCCGCATCATGCTGGACGAATGGCTGCGCAGTATGAACGCAGATGCCCATTCCATTCAGGGCTACGGGCATGAAGAGATGAGCCATATCGCCGTGGCAAGCGCCGTCGCGCGGGGAATTGCCGATGTGGGGATCGGAACGGAGAAAGCGGCGCAGCAGGTGTCCGGCGTCGATTTCATCCCGCTCAAGAAGGAGCGGTACGATCTTGTCTTTTACAAGGAGGATATGGACAAGCCGCATTTCCAGGCACTCCTGGCAACTCTGCGGTCGCCCGAATTCAAGCATGAAGTAAGCGGGCTAGGAGGCTACGATACTTCGCGCTGCGGGGAGATTGTGGGAGAGGTGTGA